The Aythya fuligula isolate bAytFul2 chromosome 2, bAytFul2.pri, whole genome shotgun sequence genome contains a region encoding:
- the HNF4G gene encoding hepatocyte nuclear factor 4-gamma, with protein sequence MMRLSEPILDMEMANYSEVLDPTYTALEFETMQILYNGNDSSGEAVNMNTVDSGVSSLCAICGDRATGKHYGASSCDGCKGFFRRSIRKNHVYTCRFNRQCVVDKDKRNQCRYCRLKKCFRAGMKKEAVQNERDRISTRRNNFDGCNIPSISTLSQAETLSRQISISSPGASTDINSKKIAGISDVCESMKQQLLVLVEWAKYIPGFCELPLDDQVALLRAHAGEHLLLGAAKRSMGYKDILLLGNNYIIHRNSTEVEISRVANRILDELVRPFQEIQIDDNEYACLKAIVFFDPDAKGLSNPVKIKNMRFQVQISLEDYINDRQYDSRGRFGELLLLLPTLQSITWQMIEQIQLVKLFGMVKIDSLLQEMLLGGTSNDASHLHHPVHPHLAQDPITGQTILISSMSTPVHAEQISTPETPLPSPPQGSGQEYKMSTNQASVIAQQSILKQKTL encoded by the exons ATAGTTCAGGTGAAGCAGTCAACATGAATACTGTTGACAGTGGAGTCAGCAGTCTCTGTGCAATATGTGGAGACCGAGCAACCGGAAAACATTATGGTGCTTCCAGTTGTGATGGATGCAAGGGATTCTTCAGACGAAGTATACGGAAAAATCATGTTTATACATGCAG ATTCAATCGACAATGCGTTGTTGACAAGGACAAGAGGAATCAATGCAGATATTGTcgtttaaaaaaatgttttcgagcaggaatgaaaaaagaag cTGTACAAAACGAAAGGGACAGAATAAGTACAAGAAGAAACAATTTTGATGGCTGCAACATTCCATCTATTAGCACACTGTCACAAGCTGAGACACTCTCCCGTCAG ATCTCAATCTCCAGTCCTGGTGCAAGCACTGACATAAATTCTAAGAAAATTGCTGGTATTAGTGATGTCTGTGAATCTATGAAGCAACAACTTTTGGTCCTGGTAGAATGGGCTAAATATATTCCAGGCTTCTGTGAATTACCATTGGATGACCAG gttGCCCTGTTAAGAGCACATGCTGGGGAACACCTGTTGCTTGGAGCAGCAAAACGGTCTATGGGGTATAAGGACATTTTACTTTTAG GTAACAATTACATAATCCATCGCAACAGTACTGAAGTAGAGATCAGTCGAGTGGCAAATCGGATTCTAGATGAACTAGTTCGACCCTTCCAGGAAATTCAAATAGATGACAATGAATACGCTTGCTTGAAAGCAATTGTGTTTTTTGACCCAG ATGCAAAGGGCTTGAGTAATCCAGTAAAGATTAAGAACATGCGGTTCCAAGTCCAAATAAGTTTAGAGGATTATATCAATGACCGTCAATATGACTCCCGAGGAAGATTTGGAGAACTTCTGCTTCTACTGCCTACACTCCAGAGCATCACTTGGCAAATGATTGAGCAAATACAGTTGGTTAAACTATTTGGAATGGTTAAAATTGACAGTTTACTTCAAGAAATGTTACTGGGAG GTACTTCTAATGATGCCAGTCATCTGCATCATCCAGTACATCCTCATTTAGCCCAAGATCCAATAACTGGCCAAACTATCCTCATAAGTTCAATGTCTACTCCTGTACATGCAGAACAGATTT CTACTCCAGAAACTCCATTACCTTCCCCTCCTCAAGGCTCTGGACAAGAATACAAAATGTCTACAAACCAGGCTTCAGTAATCGCACAGCAGtctattttgaaacaaaaaacattgtgA